The following coding sequences are from one Diospyros lotus cultivar Yz01 chromosome 7, ASM1463336v1, whole genome shotgun sequence window:
- the LOC127806951 gene encoding class V chitinase-like yields MASKTLQMFSLFCSVLFLQLHFSAGQSAVQSAYWFPDSGIEAGDIDSTLFTHLFCAFADLDADSNQVTVSSSNSGPFSQFTQTVQQKNPNVKTLLSIGGGNSDTTAFASMASQASSRKSFIDSSIKLARNYGFHGLDLDWEYPETAADMSNLGLLFNEWRAAVAADAKATGKPALLLTAAVYYAPRVNGVDYPIQAIANGLDWINLMAYDFYDPTRSQVTNSHAALYDPAGQVSGDYGVGAWIEAGLGSKKLVLGLPFYGYAWRLVNANNHGLYAPANGAVGPESGAMGFNQIRNFITQNNAPVVYNATVVTNYCYSGTTWIGYDDTMTVSTKVSYAKQQSLLGYFAWHVAADENWALSKAAEQAWGA; encoded by the exons ATGGCTTCCAAGACTCTTCAGATGTTTTCCTTATTCTGCTCTGTTTTGTTTCTCCAACTTCACTTCTCGGCAGGCCAAAGTGCAGTTCAATCTGCCTATTGGTTTCCAGACAGTGGGATTGAAGCCGGAGACATAGACTCCACTTTGTTCACTCACCTCTTCTGCGCTTTTGCCGATCTTGATGCCGACTCAAACCAAGTCACTGTTTCATCCTCAAACTCTGGCCCTTTCTCACAATTCACCCAAACTGTCCAGCAAAAGAACCCTAATGTCAAAACCCTTTTGTCCATCGGCGGTGGAAATTCTGATACAACCGCCTTCGCCTCCATGGCCAGCCAAGCCAGCTCCAGGAAAAGCTTCATTGATTCCTCAATAAAACTAGCCAGGAATTATGGGTTCCATGGCCTGGACCTTGACTGGGAGTACCCAGAAACTGCTGCTGACATGTCTAACCTCGGGCTGCTCTTCAATGAGTGGCGGGCGGCGGTGGCCGCCGACGCAAAAGCCACAGGAAAACCGGCTTTGCTTCTGACTGCAGCTGTTTACTATGCGCCAAGGGTGAATGGAGTGGATTATCCAATTCAAGCTATAGCAAATGGACTAGACTGGATCAACTTGATGGCTTATGACTTCTACGATCCAACTAGGTCTCAGGTGACAAATTCTCACGCTGCATTGTACGATCCAGCAGGCCAAGTCAGTGGGGATTATGGTGTTGGGGCTTGGATTGAGGCCGGTTTGGGCTCAAAGAAGCTGGTTCTGGGTTTGCCATTTTATGGGTATGCCTGGAGGCTGGTTAATGCTAATAATCATGGCCTTTATGCACCGGCCAATGGTGCAGTGGGTCCGGAAAGTGGGGCAATGGGGTTCAACCAAATCAGGAATTTCATCACTCAGAACAATGCCCCAGTTGTGTACAATGCCACAGTGGTCACAAACTATTGCTATTCTGGGACAACTTGGATAGGGTACGATGATACCATGACTGTTTCCACCAAGGTTTCTTATGCTAAGCAACAGAGCTTGCTTGGTTACTTTGCTTGGCATGTTGCAGCAGATGAAAATTGGGCACTTTCCAAAGCAG CCGAACAAGCATGGGGAGCATGA